The Lichenihabitans psoromatis genome contains a region encoding:
- a CDS encoding RNA methyltransferase, which produces MVGAGTDRTKPMVEGGPAIILVRPQLAVNIGTAARAMANFGLSDLRLVAPRAGWPPAEEYRAMAEAAAAGATPLLDQAKLYDTVQDAVADLNCLWATTARERGQGKRLVEPDIAMAEVADGHINRQERHGILFGPERTGLNNDEVALADVIVTFPVSPTYGSLNLAQAVLLMGYEWRKAQDRPAPAAPIERSPRAPRDQVIAFFNYLETELTEAGYFRPDDKQPVMRRNLRNILHRLAMTEQDVRTLRGAVVRLVSGRRVDTPRTIKRAPGADPE; this is translated from the coding sequence ATGGTCGGGGCCGGAACGGATCGAACCAAACCCATGGTGGAGGGCGGCCCCGCCATCATCCTGGTACGCCCGCAATTGGCCGTGAATATCGGCACGGCCGCGCGCGCCATGGCGAATTTCGGCCTGTCGGATCTTCGGCTGGTCGCGCCGCGCGCAGGGTGGCCCCCGGCCGAGGAATACCGCGCCATGGCCGAAGCTGCGGCAGCCGGAGCGACGCCGTTGCTCGACCAAGCCAAGCTCTACGACACGGTCCAGGACGCGGTCGCGGATCTCAATTGTCTGTGGGCCACGACGGCGCGGGAGCGCGGCCAAGGCAAGCGTCTTGTCGAGCCCGACATCGCGATGGCGGAGGTGGCTGACGGGCACATCAATCGGCAGGAGCGTCACGGCATTCTGTTCGGCCCCGAGCGCACGGGCCTCAATAACGACGAGGTCGCCCTAGCCGACGTCATCGTGACCTTCCCGGTCAGCCCCACCTATGGCTCGTTGAATCTCGCTCAGGCGGTTTTGCTGATGGGTTACGAGTGGCGGAAAGCGCAAGATCGGCCCGCACCCGCGGCCCCAATCGAGCGTTCTCCGCGTGCGCCGCGCGATCAGGTCATCGCGTTCTTCAACTATCTCGAAACCGAGTTGACCGAGGCAGGTTACTTCCGCCCCGATGACAAGCAACCGGTCATGCGCCGCAACCTGCGAAACATCCTGCATCGGCTGGCCATGACGGAGCAGGACGTGCGGACACTCCGTGGCGCGGTCGTCCGTCTGGTGAGCGGACGTCGAGTCGATACACCGCGAACGATCAAGCGGGCTCCGGGGGCTGACCCTGAATGA
- a CDS encoding RBBP9/YdeN family alpha/beta hydrolase, translated as MRSRDASILMVPGLGNSGPDHWQTRWQTKLPTARRVDQASWDAPERFLWAEAVHAAIVASDRPVIIIAHSLGVIATVDALTSRDVQNVAGAFLVAPPEEERLLALPQVDPAFALFPSAPLPCPSVLVASRNDPYASLASSENLALDWGSKMIDAGEAGHINSESGHGPWPEGLMAFAGFLNKL; from the coding sequence ATGCGAAGCCGTGATGCCAGTATTCTGATGGTCCCGGGATTGGGCAACTCCGGTCCGGATCATTGGCAGACGCGCTGGCAAACCAAACTGCCGACCGCGCGTCGGGTCGATCAGGCATCATGGGACGCGCCGGAGCGATTTCTTTGGGCCGAGGCGGTCCATGCCGCCATCGTGGCCAGCGACCGACCGGTCATCATCATCGCCCACAGCCTCGGCGTGATCGCCACAGTCGATGCGCTGACCAGCCGCGACGTGCAGAATGTCGCAGGCGCCTTTCTGGTGGCGCCTCCCGAGGAGGAGCGCCTGCTGGCCCTCCCCCAGGTCGATCCAGCGTTCGCTCTCTTTCCGAGCGCACCGCTCCCCTGCCCCTCGGTTCTGGTCGCGAGCCGCAACGATCCTTATGCGTCCTTGGCGTCGAGCGAGAACCTCGCGCTCGACTGGGGCTCGAAGATGATTGATGCCGGCGAGGCCGGTCATATCAACTCCGAATCCGGCCACGGCCCCTGGCCGGAGGGGCTCATGGCTTTTGCGGGCTTCCTCAACAAGTTGTGA
- the cckA gene encoding cell cycle histidine kinase CckA → MSDVPAAVDRTERTGSPVLVVILALFLVAAAASYSILPQDQAGRLTLGLLALLALIGLMALFFYAVGFLQVAGHAAPNDITKLIADTNAEGLLVTEGENRIVYANETYMLLSGASDAADLRTVARLFSGPPEVSEAVYRLAQAARDGKRLTEEMRLSPALTGEGAVGWYRVRVRPITRPGNKPGVLWTVADVTRERERHENVFQELQHAIDYLDHAPAGFFSADPDGRISYMNATLATWLDYDLAQVGSGGLCVSDIVAGDGAAMLTMVAGGPGDVKTEQFDFDLKSRSGRSLPVRILHRIAFAEDGAAGPSRTLVINRAPGEEPAEDLRAAEVRFARFFNSTPMAIASLDARGTITRSNAAFARLFGDALRSGKGDYTASLYAAIGETDRPSLQSAVALAAAGTGEIAPVDASLTGPGERSVRLFLSAGESQGHDPAQDGGSAGGTANVFALETTEQRTLQESFVQAQKMQAIGQLAGGVAHDFNNVLTAILGYSDLLLANHRPTDPSFQDIMQIKQNANRAAGLVRQLLAFSRRQTLRPEVLQLGDVLAELQNLMRRLVGEKIEIDVKHGRDLWLVKADLNQFEQVVINLVVNARDAMPGGGKILVRTRNVPIEECAAFNEKSLSPAPYVLVEISDNGTGIPPEVLPKIFEPFFTTKEVGKGTGLGLSMVYGIIKQTGGYVFCDSIVGEGTTFRILLPQHKADPVDDTVKKEVVKATATDMTGRGTILLVEDEEAVRAFGARALTSRGYTVIEAGSGAEALQVVEETSTPIDLIVSDVVMPEMDGPTMFGELRKRGVTAKVIFVSGYAEEAFAKNLPEGEAFGFLPKPFSLKQLVEAVKTTMST, encoded by the coding sequence ATGAGTGACGTTCCCGCCGCCGTGGACCGCACCGAGCGCACCGGAAGCCCGGTCCTCGTCGTCATCTTGGCTCTGTTCCTTGTGGCCGCCGCGGCGTCCTACTCGATTCTCCCCCAGGATCAGGCTGGTCGTCTCACGTTGGGCCTCCTGGCCTTGTTGGCTCTCATCGGCCTGATGGCGCTGTTTTTCTACGCGGTCGGCTTCCTGCAAGTCGCCGGACATGCGGCTCCCAATGACATTACCAAGCTGATCGCGGATACCAATGCCGAAGGCTTGCTGGTGACCGAGGGCGAAAACCGGATCGTCTACGCCAACGAGACCTACATGCTTCTGTCGGGTGCGAGCGACGCCGCCGACCTCCGCACCGTTGCGCGCTTGTTCTCCGGCCCGCCGGAAGTCTCCGAGGCCGTCTATCGTTTGGCGCAAGCGGCGCGTGACGGCAAGCGCCTCACCGAGGAAATGCGGCTCTCTCCGGCCCTAACCGGCGAGGGCGCGGTCGGCTGGTATCGGGTGCGCGTGCGCCCGATCACGCGGCCGGGCAACAAGCCGGGCGTGCTGTGGACCGTGGCCGACGTGACGCGAGAGCGTGAACGACACGAGAACGTCTTCCAGGAACTCCAACACGCGATCGACTATCTCGATCATGCGCCGGCCGGCTTCTTCTCGGCGGATCCGGATGGTCGCATCTCCTACATGAACGCCACGCTGGCGACCTGGCTCGACTATGATCTCGCCCAGGTTGGATCGGGCGGTCTCTGCGTCTCCGACATCGTCGCGGGCGACGGGGCGGCCATGTTGACCATGGTGGCCGGCGGACCCGGCGACGTCAAAACCGAGCAATTCGATTTCGATCTGAAAAGCCGAAGCGGACGCAGCCTGCCGGTTCGCATCCTGCACCGGATCGCCTTCGCCGAGGATGGCGCCGCCGGCCCGTCTCGGACACTGGTGATCAATCGCGCGCCGGGCGAGGAGCCGGCCGAGGATTTGCGGGCCGCCGAGGTGCGGTTCGCGCGTTTCTTCAACTCGACCCCGATGGCGATCGCCTCGCTCGACGCGCGGGGCACCATCACGCGATCCAACGCTGCCTTTGCGCGCCTCTTCGGCGACGCGCTGCGGTCCGGGAAGGGCGATTACACGGCATCGCTCTACGCTGCCATCGGCGAAACCGATCGTCCGTCGCTGCAATCCGCCGTCGCTCTCGCGGCTGCCGGGACGGGTGAAATCGCACCGGTCGACGCCAGTCTGACCGGCCCGGGCGAGCGCTCCGTGCGGTTGTTCCTGTCGGCCGGCGAGAGCCAAGGCCATGATCCAGCGCAGGATGGCGGGTCGGCCGGGGGAACCGCCAACGTTTTCGCGCTCGAGACGACCGAGCAGCGAACCCTGCAGGAAAGCTTCGTCCAAGCCCAGAAGATGCAGGCGATCGGCCAACTCGCCGGCGGCGTCGCGCATGATTTCAACAATGTGTTGACCGCGATCCTCGGCTATTCCGATCTGCTGCTGGCGAACCATCGTCCGACTGATCCGTCTTTCCAGGACATCATGCAGATCAAGCAGAACGCCAATCGCGCTGCCGGACTCGTGCGGCAATTGCTGGCCTTCTCGCGTCGCCAGACCCTCCGGCCCGAGGTTCTGCAACTCGGCGACGTGCTGGCCGAATTGCAAAACCTGATGCGCCGCCTCGTCGGCGAAAAGATCGAGATTGACGTTAAACACGGCCGCGACCTGTGGCTGGTAAAGGCCGATCTCAACCAATTCGAGCAGGTCGTGATCAATCTCGTGGTGAACGCGCGCGACGCGATGCCGGGCGGCGGCAAGATCCTGGTCCGCACCCGCAACGTGCCGATCGAGGAATGCGCCGCCTTCAACGAAAAGTCTCTCTCTCCGGCGCCTTACGTGCTGGTTGAGATCAGCGACAACGGCACCGGCATTCCGCCTGAGGTGCTGCCCAAGATTTTCGAGCCCTTCTTCACCACCAAGGAGGTCGGTAAGGGAACCGGCCTCGGGCTGTCGATGGTCTATGGAATCATCAAGCAGACCGGCGGCTACGTGTTCTGCGACAGCATCGTCGGCGAGGGCACCACCTTCCGGATCCTGCTGCCCCAACACAAAGCCGACCCTGTCGACGACACGGTGAAGAAGGAGGTCGTGAAAGCGACCGCAACCGATATGACCGGCCGCGGCACCATTCTGCTGGTGGAGGACGAAGAAGCCGTCCGCGCCTTCGGAGCACGGGCGCTCACGTCGCGCGGCTATACGGTGATCGAGGCCGGTTCGGGCGCGGAAGCCTTGCAGGTCGTCGAGGAAACCAGCACGCCTATCGATCTCATCGTCTCCGACGTCGTGATGCCCGAAATGGACGGACCGACCATGTTCGGCGAACTCCGCAAGCGCGGTGTCACCGCCAAGGTCATCTTCGTGTCCGGCTATGCGGAAGAGGCGTTTGCCAAGAACCTTCCCGAAGGCGAGGCGTTCGGCTTCCTGCCGAAGCCGTTCTCGCTCAAGCAACTCGTCGAGGCCGTCAAGACAACCATGTCGACCTGA